TGTATTTTGTCTGATTGGTATATCTAAATGAGAAAATATGAATTAGgtttaaaaataagataaatttACTCAAATGGCTGTAAATACAATATTGTTTATCAATTTTAGAAGCAAATCTGGCAAGCTAAAGACGTCTTTCGCCAACGACATCATCGCTTTGAACACCAACGTCAATTTGGACTTAGCCGGCCCCGTAGTAGACATCGCTGCTGTGCTCAGCTACCAGGGCTGGTTGGCTGGTGCCCAGACGCAACTGGATACACAGAAGGCCAAGTTCTCCAAGAACAACATCTCCCTGGGCTACCAGACCCATGACTTTGTTCTGCACACCCACATGtgagtatttataaataaataaaaaagtaaaaataaaaaaaattgtgcattttataaaaaaaatatattttttttatggttgATTTACATAATTGCCTATTAAGTTTATATTTCAATGTGAAATGTTCTGAATATATAAGAATTATTTTATCATccatgtttaaaatataatactttttttttaacttaaaactTATTCTAGAATAATGTTGTCtagcaaaattataaaattttatgttcatTTGAATTTCCTTATGTTAATATCATTTCATAGTAAATTATGATTCAAGTGCTATTTAAATGTCTTTTTCAAGGCCTTCGTAAGGTTTGCTGTGGTTTTGTTTTCATAATCTGAGTTTACATTAATATAACATCGAAGAGCAAAAACTTTAGTTTCTGTTGTTTGCGTTGCagtacaattttaaaactacatttttcttagttttatagtaggCATTAAATTCATTACTACCAAAACAAGTTTTAccagttttttaataaaatacataaaaatggttttatttcTCAATCAAATACTTCCAGAACGTTGttactactggtgcctaccaccggttcgggaactaacccggcaagAAGAACTGACATAGGAAATTCACATGGACGGGGACAATGTTTTGATACCTTCCTATGAGTGCTTGACTTACAGTCATAAACTTTGGGAAAAGCACCAGTACGCCATATGGATTATCCCTATGACGTACACCAGccattcccaaagtgggcgatcacgcccccttgtgggcactCAAGATCTGAAGGGGGGGTGTGGGACCccgaaaaaaaatgggggtgttgtgtagaggcttgggagtgatttatttcatcaggatgcattttaaattgacacAATGGGggtgctaaaatataatttgttcttaaagtggctTGGGGTTAAGCggcagacaaaataagtttgggaacctctgacatacacagtacacatgcTCATTTTCTCATCAGTACAGTCCATCAATCTGGTAAAGATTGACGTGAAACTGAATGTCTAAACCACGGATTGATGGACTAATCAtttgtttattatgtatttttcgGTCATCAGTTGGGCAATTacagattgatggactgaacaGATTGACCATGTAACCTAAGTAAAATTAAGTCTATGACATAATTTTAccaaactacaaaatattttttttttcagtgacAACGGCAAGGACTGCTCCGGTACGATATACCAGAAGGTGTCGGACAAGCTGGACTGCGGTGTCAACATGAAGTGGTCGTCGGGCTCCAGCGACACGCAGTTCGGAGTCGGCGCCAAGTACGCCCTGGACGGGGACGCCTCCCTGCACGCTAAAATCAACAACAAATCCCTTATCGGTCTCGGTTACCAACAAAAGCTGCGTGACGGTGAGTCTTGAtttcggtttttttttaattccaaagataaaagtaattaatagTACGACGTCGTCGATTACGATTACTAAGAGTATTAAGAGTACTATCACTTATCAGTGAAGCATGTGCCAAAAGGAACAGTAAGAAATAGTTTTTTGCAAACATGTCTGTATAATAAAGTTTATGTGCAAAATATTCACCCATTATTTCGTAACTTTTCTTTATCAGTCTTATCAAACATCATATGATTTttcacaataacatttttatctcaCATGGAGTAatagaactagctgttgcctagcgttttttttagtttcacactactaataataaagagtaaggaaaagtaactccgtcaaaaaacatgttctacaatacgtCTAGTCAAAAATGTGTTCACATTTTCAATacttttgcaatatttaggtggccttgagcggtagcAGGCTGACATTACATGACAgttcaaaaggaaccaaattaaaaatggtaatggtgtgggagttatgtttccttggtttttattattcgtaggctcaacaaaataatttcatattttatagtctgtcaaaaaagtgaagaaattaaaaaagttcTAATCAATATGTATAAGAAAAAagtgatgacactacgatgttgccactttttaatttcttcactttcttgtgACGCTAGGTAATAATACCTAGCGTCACAATAAAGGTAATGGAACACTATAAGCTCATAAGGTATTGAGTATTTTTCTACCACTAGAACGATATAACACATAGCGTGTGTATAAACACACGCTATGTGTTATATCGTTCTAATGAACAGTGCGTTAGAACGATATGAAGAACAACAATATGCATAGGAATCAACAgaagatggtggacctacgtaatttggtcgcgttatgtcgaGCCCACCCAACGAATCAACATAACCCGattaaatgacgtaggtccgcaaTCTTTAATAAAGCTCAAAATACCAAGACGAATATTGAGCGTGCAATATTCTTATAAGTAGAAGCTTTAACATAATAAACCATTTTTCCAGGTGTGACCCTGACGCTATCTGCGGCCATCGACGGCCAGAACTTCAACGCCGGCGGCCACAAGGTCGGTCTGGCTCTGGAGCTCGAACCCTAAGCATTTAACCGCGAAGGCTTTCTAGTATAATAGTTGACACAGCCAGAAACTGTTATCGGAGAGCGTAGAACAGTTCAAGCTTACAGTATTCTATCGGAGAATATTTTCTTGAAGTTGTGACGTCATTTTCCTAATAGCCGTAGCATCCGTCACGCATTCACACTCTGTAATTCATTTGAACTATCTATTTACAGTCCGTGTAACGTCTTGTAAATAATTTGATGTGTAATTAACTGATTGAATGAGAATATAATAGTCTGTTGGAATCATTGTTTTTCTTGTCCCCTATCGATTTTGGGCGTGAAAGCTTTGAGAAATTGAAGGCTACACCATGTCTCCatgcaatattatttatattcggTGTTTGCACACGGAACATTATCactagtatgtttataaattatttctcgCTAGACAGGCCTACCTAATTTGGTTGGGTTTAAAAAAAACCAATAAAATTGGCCAGTTGACATGACAATTtccataacccgaccaaaataACGAATCctactgcctatgaatcatctCTGGTGGTAAATAATAAACACAGTTCATTAGTAAAAAGTTTATTGTATCATCTCCTCCTCCATGAGTTTGGCCATCCACTCTGGTTCTGCGGCCGCGATCTTCTCTATGAGGCTGTTGACTTGGTAGCACAAACTCTGGATCTGCTTATCCCACTGCGGGAGAATTTCACGAGCTGGTGAGGAAGAGGAAAAAAATAGTCAAGAGCGCGTTCAGGAGAAAAAGAAAATAGTAAAgagaaagttgatgacgaattaagatttaagactacaaatataataatctcACTTCATCCTCATAGTCTTGTATTTTTACAACACGCGACCTGGTAGGTAAGTCTGTTAGATAGTAGACAAAACCAGTAATACATATTGTAAAAGATATAATCTTTGTAAGCATGTTTACACACGCGctgcagcggcagcggcaccgccaccgcggcggcgccgctacatactcatccttgtatttcAATGGGCCCTTTTCACACGGCGCCGCCGCGGCGGCGAGCGGAGCCGCAGTTTTCAACAAACATACGAGACTTGTCGGACCCATGAACGCGCCGCAGAATCTGCGGTGGAGACACCGCAGGTTTTGCGGCGGCAAAAAACGCTGCtgctgcggcgccgtgtgtaaacagcctaacCTCTATATAACTGTGAAAATAGTCTCTacgtaaaaaaaacacaattaattTTGTTATCACAGAAACGGAATAATTACATTTACACCGTTAAAGAACCATAAAATCGCCAGACCGTGATCGTGACGACAAAAGGGGAACAACCCCGTTTcttaaaaatcaatattttaccGGCAAATTTTTTGTTGGCACTTGAAAATGTGCCAAGTATGGGCTGTCCGGTTGCCAAACGCAGTTTTATTGAATACAGGGAAATGGAAGATACGTTGAATCGTGGGTATTACGTAAATATATATCGATTTTTAAGTGACCGTGAGCAAGTAGACGTCGGCATGTTGTTATGCCATATGTCGCAAAGTGATCCAATACCGCAAAATGcgaaaatattaagtataccaTTAAAGACATATTACATGCACATATTATGACATAATGGAATAGAACCAGACAATAACACCAATAAAATGCCAAATCCGTTTAGTATGTTTGTGTGAAGaagtaatttaaaacatatgcactTATTTATTGTATGGAGTTTAAgtgaaaatcttcatttaagtCATCATTAAGGGCTCTCATACATAGCttagcatttttgctatagttgtaagctgtgcgtttgtaacgacacttttctGTCGTGTCGTTACAACCTTTCCTCTtaattttttccatattttttctGTCCCTTTTGCAAagtgcgataaggaacttcgttccaaaaaatgacattgcgacgcgatgcgaattcgcagttatgtgtggaaACCCTTTATGAGTCTAAGTGCGGCCGTTAGCCCTTCGTAGCTTTTGTTCACTCTGCGTGTAGACTGTAGTCGTGAGCGACGGTTATGACTGCTCGCTGATCATAGGGACCTAAACGTAattataactacataatatgtataacgtCTTACAACACcaagaacgcaaaactgaccgcttgaacgcttgaccgcgtgacTGCTCTGTCTGATAGGATATTATGACAATCGATGCGGGCGGTGTCCTATCTCCCGCGGCCCGCCTCCATCTAGCTGGCTTTGGATATCTAGGATCTATGTAATCACTCTCAAAATGCACTCTCGCGCTGATCTGATCGATATGGCCGTGCATGCGTCCCTTGCTGATCATGTGGCTGGCCATGCGCTCGGCGTCATACTTCCCACCTCTTCTAATGCCCGCTCCACACTCTCGCGAGATAATCGTGAGAATCTTCAGAGAACCTTCAAGATGCCCGCTCCACACTCTCCGGAGAATTTCGGGAGAATATGAGAAAATGAGAATCTGTGAAGATTCTCACAAATATGTCGCGAGAGTGTGGAGCGGGCATTACTTACCTTGGAAATCAATGATATAGGATCTCACTTTCAAAATCTAACGCTGATCTGATCGATGTGTCCGTGCATGCGTCCCTCGCTGATCATGTGACTGTCATAACTCCCGCCTCCCTCTAACTTACTTTGGAGATCAACGATCTAGGATCTATACTCACTCTCAAAATGCACTCTCGCGCTGATCTGATCGATGTGTCCGTGCATGCGGCCCTCGCTGATCATGTGGCTGGCGATGCGCTCGGCGCGCGCGGGCGGCGTCTCCAGCAATGCGCCGAGCTCAGCAAACGTGATGTTGTTGTACAGCTTGCTGGCCGACAGCAGGTTGTGTTCGAACACCGCGCGGTCCAAGATGGATGACCCGTCTGATGTTGTCGCCTGGATaaattgcaataattataaagtaCGCTGAGGAAGTACAAGGTGTTAAGTCCTAAGGAATAAGGAaggattgaaaaaaaaaagttgttataatttaaaaaaaaaggttttcttTGTTTATCATACGACAGCAAAAGCAAgcagaatttttattattggttggtataatataatattatgttgcgtcGATCTaaaaaactttgatagcgcgatgcaagATCGTACCCTGTTTGGTCCGATATAGGCAGAAATAATTAACCCTTCCTTCAACAAACCTTCTGATGCGTCTGCATGAGCGCCTCGAACTCCTGGAGCTCGGAGCGCCTGATGATGCGGTCGAGGTACATCTTCTCCAGGATGCTGTACGCCGGCAGCTGCTGGCAGCGCTCGTCCTTGAACAGCGTTGCCAGCATCCGGGAACGCTGTTGACCTGTGGGATTACATGGGATTTATAGACAGACTAGTGGTCCGCCCCGGCTTCACCCGAGGTACATACATAGCCTATAGCAGTCAGGGACATCTCAGGTACACATGtatatgaaataaatttttaaattggtccagtagttcctgagattatcgccttaaaaagaaacaaactcttcagctttacaATATTAACTTTAGATATCGGTCCGAAATCCTCCGCACGACAAACATCGACAGTGTAATTTATggcttatcttttttttttaattataacgttccaaaaaatctatatatataaaactcaaaggtctgactgattgacatagtgatctagcaacgcacagtccaaaccactggacggattggactgaaatttggcatgcaggtagatgttatgacgtaggcatccgctaagaaaggattttgataaattccaaccccaaggggttcaaataggggatgaaaggttgtatataataatgcttcttaacgcgggcgaagccgcgggcaaaagctcgtgtggCAATAAGCGTtgtggccgcaaaggaagattttccgaccgagcgaggtgttgtgctcggtcaggccataaagttaatatacctagcggaatagagaaacaaaggcctgagcaagcgagatgttactatcagtaacactgcgtggtaaaaagagacgtgtgatacatgacagcagcactctttttttgacgtccagtcggcacgtgccgcacgttgacaatttaatctcatagaattcatgttcaatcatgcttgtgtaagtgtatacgtacacatatttttacacacagatgaaaccaatttcggtttcgtttgacagctcgagattgttgctctattccgctaggtataataactttatgggtcAGGCTGGTAGGAGCCCACGTGATtaatttcagctgtcgtatataatattataccaacgcacttagaaaacttcgatagcgcgatgcaggaatgtggcgctaattgtgggtaACGTTACAAAAACAAGATaatttatctatatctataactAAAAGGGTTACCTCTGGAGGTCGAACAAAGAAAAGTGGACCAAATATCTAACAGAATGGTACCCAAATGGAAAAAGAAAACAAGGAAGACAATGTAAAAGGAAGATGACCTACCAAAGAACTGGAGAAGAGATTGTAAAGACAAAACTATGTGGCGTAATCTCGAGGAGTCTATAGGCCTATGTATATAGTATGTACAACCAacaaggatttttttttgtgtaattatgtaaatgtaaaataattgttGTGAATAAAGGCTTATCTTATTTCTAAAAGGGttatatcattttattttgctctacgtcaccacaaagcagcggcggcatgggtggCTAGACCAATGCCGGTAGAATATGAAAGGTGTGTGTGACAGATGTGTAGGTGgcaaagtggcattttatcggTCCAAAATAATCTCATTGTCGGTGAAGTTCCGGCGACGGCGTCGGGGGACAAACAAACTTAATCAAGTTGCATTTAAGTTTTCTGCATTTTAGTTTTGACTTGGTAAAGGCCAAGGACAGTTCTGTCACTACATAAGatattattggaacgaagttccttatcgcgcgttgcgaaagggggctaatCGGAAAAAATGAAGACCAAAAGTTGTAACAACACTTTTTGcaatagttgtaagccgtgcggagtacgcgtgtttctctggctgtctctctctctcatagaaagcaacttcgttccatccgggtgtcccttgacacctctcaagttttatatAACCTTACCTGCTGATGCAAGCACTGTGCAAATCAGAGCATTCCTGAGGCAGGTCATACGCTCATCCTCATGAATTATATTCCTGTATGACAACTCATTGTATCTTTGTGCAGCTTCTATGAATTTTctgtaagaaataaaaattaaaaacaacttttCAATAGCTACCAAAATATACAAACTTCGAAACTAGCAACTTTATTTAGAAGTAAGCCATAGTacacataatatgtatgtaaatctgtaattttagtcaaagtcaaagtcaaagtaagaaactcgcacggggccatcttttaccaaaaagatggaaaattacaatgtcattatgactaaataagaaataaaaaaactaaatacaaccagtgtacaatattacaataaaataatatacagaaacagctctgcagggggcaaCCTTATTGCcacggtgtactatcattcatgaaatcagtaaccttatagtatgctttggtacacaaacgttctttaacaacttttttaaatttattaattgacagattttgaacgttttctgggattttattataaaggcgtatacattgacctttaaaagaatttttgactttagtaagtctagtcaccggaatttcaagcttatgtttattacgagtatttctcccatgggtatcacattttttcttgaattcatatatattctttttaacatataatacatttgataggacatattgagaagcaacagttaagattccagtttccttaaatttttctctaagtgaagtattacgggctagcttatagattgcccgaacagctcgcttctgcagcacaaaaattgtatttatatctgcagcattgccccacagcaaaatgccgtaggacataatactatgaaagtaactaaaatacactagacatGCAGCTGTTGTTTCATCAGAAAATTGTCttatcttacttactgcatatgctgctgaactgagtttgtcggccaacccagcaatatgagggccccactgaagcttggaatCTAGTgttatacctaaaaatacagctgtatccactagttCCATAgtatcaccatttaaaagcacattggtttccgtttgccttacattgggcagtgtgaatttaatacatttggtttttttactattgagtaaaagattattaacgctgaaccaatgtacaatctttgagagagcattatttacttcgtcataacacgcattaagccgtttgatattgaatgtaagcgatgtatcatcagcaaataatactatcccatgtttatctttgattaagaatggcaggtcatttatataaataagaaataggAAGGGTCCTAaaatagacccctgtgggacccccatttcaattttagcaccagcagattttttaccatttatctcaaccctctgagttctgtttgacaagtacgattttaggagggcgagtgctgtgccttttatgccatagtgacagagtttcctgaccaatgttttgtgttgcacgcagTCAAAAGCccttgagagatcgcaaaaaactcctagagcatcctgcgacgtctcccaggcattaaaaatactactgatcaattcaacgcctgcgtctgtagtagaccgtccctttgtaaattcaaattgtttattatgtaaaatattatttatattaaagtgcgttattaattgattcagtattatcttttcataaattttactcaatgtgggtaagatagatataggtcggaaattcATGGGTCCgacttactaccagatttaaaaagaggtaaaactttactgtgtttcattagatcaggaaatatgccactttttatacaatcattaaaaatagtcgctaagtagggcgcgataacatcgattatagatttaataactttaattgataggccccacaagtgggtagtgttcttaatatttaataaattaaaagtttttataatgtcttgaggacctacttctttaaatctaaaATCGATAACACATTCATTTATCTTTAAGTAACAATAGAGCATCATCAGGTGAGTCCTTTATGTTTCTTGTGATCGAAactggaatgtcagcaaaaaatttctcaaaagcagtcgcaacatcattgtcggaagttatatttttgttatctatatttaattataaatctgagttgtgactggcgactcttccagtttcacttgctattatttgccaTGTTGTctttacttttctttttgaattcttaattttatttctaatttgaatatattttgcAGCCCTACAAActtgcttaaatattttagaatataatcttacatagtTTTTAAAGAGTTCACTTTGATTTACAGTTCTTTCATTATAAAGATCATACAATTATaatctgcttttcataatacctggtgtagcccatacacacacacatttaCTCTTATTATTTTTGCCAACTGTTTTAGAGGTGAAGGTggtatcaaaattgtttttaattaatttgaaaagtttaccaaatgtcatatctgggctactatgatattctaaatttccaatcttagatataatttcacccctaaacttctcaatatgtttatcattaattgggatacaagtatgtttgtttttacatacttttttgaaatttttattcaTGGGGAAAATAGCTCGCTGTCCAGAGTGATcagcggagctaaaatggtcacatttagcaattcctctcaattagttcagcaaatgaattgtcaaaactgtcaaactgacaaatgtcatattagtacgaattactagatatgaattgcaagcagacttgcatttcgcgatttaaagattaaaagaatgaatcataacatgattcataatgtgattcttcaaagcgaccattttagccccgcagagctTAGTATGTTTATCACTTCTTTATATAAGGGGTCtaaattggtaaaaatattatcaatgcatgtTAGCAGAGTTGCCATTGATCCTTGTGGGTTCAAAAAACAAGTATGTCAAATTATATGATTTTAACAAAGAAGTAAATCTAACAGTGGTCGaattattgtctaaaatatttatattaaaatcaccacaaagtaaaatttgtttgttagatgcacttatttttgttaataaaatctccatgtccttttcaaatatatcatACCCAACCCtaatggaggcctgtatacgcatataataataaagtttcccaCCTCTATGCAGGCTATTTCTGTTGTTCGTTCTGTAGAGAGGCTCACTATGTCTTTACGTtccttatattttaaattcttgttgaTTAGTACAAGTGAACCACCTCTTATGGTTTTTTTTCTGCAGAAAGAACTAGCCAGCTGGTGCatactaaaattaattttagtatGCACCAGCTGGCTAGTTCttcattatttcattttttttgaaCCAACGTtcagtaatacataaaatatctacattattgttatttaaaaataaatcaatagtatatttttttattttttttataggcagattttcacttttgttaattaatatgttatttaaaaatgtttacctTCTGTAATCCAAAACCCTAGCATAGCACACTTTGTAATATATCTGGAGCTGTTCATTAGTTGTCTCCGCCTGCAGCAGCGAGGCTCGGTTTACAAAGGCCTCAGCCTGCACCGGGTCATCCACTTCCAAGTATAGTCTTGCTATCTTCAAGTAAGTTTCAAGCTTATAATCTACAGAGTATTGCCTGAAAAAAGGTATGAGAAAGTTAAATTTTACACTATTCTTATTGAAATTAGgagaaaattattaatattaaagtctcTTTCTCCTCTTGTCTTATTgtgttacattttaaaaagttgcTAGAGAACACCACTCATTTGTGAAATGTAACTGTTGTCATACAAAATTATGATTTGCTGAGTCAGTTATTTTGATTTGAACACATACTTTTGGCCAGTCTCCAATGGTATACCAACAAGTACATTGGCTGCCTCCTTCCAGTTCTGATTTCTTTCATATATGTCAGCCAAATGTTGCCTTATACTAGCCACCTGCAATCATCAAAATGCTTTTAACATATAAGTGTTATTACTAGAATTCCATAATGATGGTAACAGATCCTTTGCgcttacattttgatttttaataaagttttttttttaaatgaaataagggggcaaacgagcaaacgggtcacctgatggaaagcaacttccgtcgcctagggacactcgcagcatcagaagagctgcaagtgcgttgccgaccttttaagagggaatagggtaatagaggagggtagggaagggaatagttgagggtagggaagggaatagagtaggggttaggggattgggcctccggtaaaatcactcactcggcgaaacacagcgcaagcgctgtttcacaccggttttctgtgagaatgtggtatttatccggtcgagccggcccattcgtgccgaagcatggcactccCACATATAAAGTTAGAGGTATCTTGGTATTTTTCAGtttaacaatgttttattttatttggagaGTGGTCTACATagtcataatatcataatattattataaacttcctgtactaaaaatgaattatggataaaaatatacaaatatggGTTTACCTGCTCCTCAAAGGAAATAACTCTAGGTTGAATGACATCTAAAGCAAAATGTGACACTTCCTGTGAAACATTGTCGGGCAGCAGGGCCAAGTGAGAGCTGACATCTGTGAGGAGCTGGCGTGATATCACAAGACTTACATTCTCGTTCACAACTGAAAATAAAAAGCATAGTTTTAATGAAAAGAAgacatttttatatacaatctgctttaatacctcgattgtgggaatcgcagacacaatagattttcaattgttatgcgacagccaggtgccgcttggggattaatggGTTAATAGTCTTAGCACTATGCAATGCAGAAAATCTATTAATTATAAACCTTTGAGAACACTCAATGGATTTCAGAGGAAGCAATATAAATACTGTTTGATGGAAATAAAACGTATAGCAATTTGGATGATCTAAAACTGAATAGTGTGCAAAACCCTATTTTTGCTTAGCAATCTTTAAGGTGTGACCAGTACTATGTGTCAATGAAAACTATCACTATGTAAAGTACTTACTAGCTTCTACAAATACTTTAAGACCCTCCACAAGCTCTCTTTCGGGGTTGTTCAGAATCTCCAACAAAACACTGCGGTACCTAGTATAGAAGATTGATACTTTATATAAGactgaattattattaaaatgttgcgAAAACGATAGTCAAAACTCACTTTTCGGCCTGATCCTTATGGAGACCTCCAGAATTTCTGAGTTCACTTAAATATTGCCGTAACCCTTGCAAGCTTAACGCCATAGCTTTAGCGTAATTTTGACTGAGAGTATAGAAATTCCAATACTTAAGGTTTCCTTCAATATATTTGATTTGAAGCCTTTTCTATacaacattaatatttttatatttctaacAAAATTTCTGAaatcagtatttttttttgttttcgacaagtttgatgtttttttttaataaattttgacatctatacttctgtttttttttaaactcacAATAATCCAGCAAAGTATTTAAAACAGCTGAGCcagagtttaaaaaaaaataataattttgtaaacgatgtgttataagttataacttatagacTTATAATAgtgcttataagttataactctaGTCACTTAGTGTCTACTGTCTAGTCATCCGCTAAACGGATGAATAAcataaattcaaatttttatttgcaaccaagtacatatataaatcaacatacatTCCGCTTAACGGACGACTGGCAACCGAAGCCTAGTTGCGTCCGCTAAACagataaatatttacacaatctGATATCAATAATAacttagttttttctcaaaacAGGAGAAAAATacgcaacacta
This genomic window from Aricia agestis chromosome 17, ilAriAges1.1, whole genome shotgun sequence contains:
- the LOC121735239 gene encoding voltage-dependent anion-selective channel-like, yielding MAPPYYADLGKKANDVFSKGYHFGVFKLDLKTKSESGVEFNSGITSNQESGKVFGTLSSKYAVKDYGLTFTEKWNTDNTLATDITIQDKIAAGLKVTLEGTFAPQTGSKSGKLKTSFANDIIALNTNVNLDLAGPVVDIAAVLSYQGWLAGAQTQLDTQKAKFSKNNISLGYQTHDFVLHTHIDNGKDCSGTIYQKVSDKLDCGVNMKWSSGSSDTQFGVGAKYALDGDASLHAKINNKSLIGLGYQQKLRDGVTLTLSAAIDGQNFNAGGHKVGLALELEP
- the LOC121735238 gene encoding COP9 signalosome complex subunit 4, translated to MALSLQGLRQYLSELRNSGGLHKDQAEKYRSVLLEILNNPERELVEGLKVFVEAIVNENVSLVISRQLLTDVSSHLALLPDNVSQEVSHFALDVIQPRVISFEEQVASIRQHLADIYERNQNWKEAANVLVGIPLETGQKQYSVDYKLETYLKIARLYLEVDDPVQAEAFVNRASLLQAETTNEQLQIYYKVCYARVLDYRRKFIEAAQRYNELSYRNIIHEDERMTCLRNALICTVLASAGQQRSRMLATLFKDERCQQLPAYSILEKMYLDRIIRRSELQEFEALMQTHQKATTSDGSSILDRAVFEHNLLSASKLYNNITFAELGALLETPPARAERIASHMISEGRMHGHIDQISARVHFETREILPQWDKQIQSLCYQVNSLIEKIAAAEPEWMAKLMEEEMIQ